The segment GAACCATCAAAGACTTCAAAATGACCGACGGAAGTGGTATTGGTGCTGTTGTCGAATTTAAGGATAAAACCGCCGTTTGGTTCTTTGAAGATGAACTGAAAGTCGTCGAATAACCGCAAAAATTATCACAACAATCCCCATGGCTTTGATTTTAACCTTTCTCGGTCAGGGCAGCAGTGAACCCGCCCAAGTGGCGATCGCTGCTGGCCAAAAACTGGCCGGACAAGGGACTCGTGTTCTGTTAGCAGTACAAGAGTCTGGTCCGACCCTCAACCTTCTTTTAGGAACGGTCGTCACGACTTCCCCTACGGAAATCACCCCCAATCTCAAGGCGGTTAAGTTGTCCTCAACTTTCCTCTTGGAACAGGGATGGGAACAAGTTAAGGAATTGGAAGCCAAATATTTGCGATCGCCTACTTTAAAAAACGTCTACGGCCAAGAATTAGGCATTTTACCCGGCATGGATCAAGCCTTAGCTCTCAATGCTTTGCGCGAATACGATCAAAGTGGACAGTACGATGTCATTATCTACCACGGTGATAGCTCTTGGTCTACTGTGCGGATGTTGGGGATTCCTGAGATTCTCAGTTGGTATTTAAGGCGATTTGGTCAGATTTTGCAAGAATCGGACATTGGAAAGGCTCTTTCTCCCTTTATTCAACCGATTACCAGTGCCATTCTTAATGTCTCTTGGAGTGCCGATGATCTGACCCAAGAACCCACCAATCGGGCTAATGATATTTTAGACCAAGGGAAGACAGCCTTAGCCAATCCTAAACGGGTGACAGCCTATTTGCTGACCAGTTCTGATGAATTGGCGATCGCCCAGTCCCAATATCTTTGGGGATGTGCCCAACAAGTAGGGTTAACGGTCAAAGGGGTTCTAGTCCATGACAGGGAAGTGACGAATACCCTGACAGAAAAATTTGACCCCTTGACGGTAACGGCGATTCCAACAGGAACCGGACAAGATTTAACGGCTTTAAAAGAGGCTTTACCGGATTTTCTGGCGGATTCTCAGCCTCCCCAACCGATTACCATCGATGTTGCCGCCAAAGAAGTTCGGGTGTTTCTACCAGGGTTTGAAAAAAAACAGGTCAAACTCACCCAGTATGGTCCAGAAATTACCATCGAGGCCGGCGATCAACGGCGTAATATTGATTTACCCACTCCTTTGCGTGGACAACCCGTTAAAGGGGCGAAATTCCAAAATCACTACTTAATCATTTCTTTTTAAGGCAACGGGGAATAGGCAACAGGCAAGGGTAGGGGTCAACGGCCGTTGACCCCGACACCGCAAACACCAATTACAGTCTCCTATTCCCTATTCCCTATTCCCTATTCCCTATTCCCTATTCCCTATTCCCTTATTTTTTAGATAAATTCTCCTATGTCTGACTCTTCTACGGCTAAAAGCAACGAAGGCGGTAGCAAAACCCGTCAATTATTAGGGATGAAGGGGGCAACCTCTGGCGAAACGTCCCTCTGGAAATTGCGACTGCAACTGATGAAACCCATCACCTGGATACCGCTAATTTGGGGCGTAGTCTGTGGGGCAGCTTCATCGGGGGGATATACCTGGACGGTGGAAAATGTCCTCAAAATCGCTGCTTGTATGCTGCTATCGGGTCCTTTGATGGCCGGGTATACCCAAACCCTCAATGATTTTTATGACCGCGAAATTGATGCTATTAATGAGCCCTATCGTCCTATCCCATCCGGGGCGATTTCGATTCCCCAGGTAGTTACCCAAATTTTAGTCCTCTTAGGGGCAGGATTAGCCCTAGGATACGGTTTAGATGTCTGGGCAGGTCATGAGTTCCCGATGATGTTTTCTTTGACGTTAGGGGGCGCATTTATCGCTTATATCTATTCTGCCCCTCCATTGAAGTTAAAACAAAATGGTTGGTTAGGCAATTATGCTTTAGGATCGAGTTATATTGCTTTGCCTTGGTGGGCTGGTCATGCCCTATTTGGTCAATTAAACTGGACGATTGTTATTTTGACCTTGTTTTATAGTTTGGCCGGGTTAGGTATTGCAGTGGTTAATGATTTTAAGAGTGTGGAAGGCGATCGTCAATTAGGCTTAAAATCTCTTCCAGTGATGTTTGGCATTGATACGGCTGCTTGGATTTGTGTGATTATGATTGATGTGTTTCAAGCAGGAATTGCTGGTTATTTAATCTATGTTAACCAAAATCTTTATGCTGCTATCTTGCTGTTATTGGTGATTCCTCAAATTACTTTCCAAGATATGTATTTCCTCCGTGATCCACTTAAAAATGATGTTAAATATCAAGCCAGTGCTCAACCTTTCTTAGTGTTAGGAATGTTAGTAGCAGGTCTAGCTTTGGGTAACGCAGGGGTTTAGGTTGGTCAATTTAGATAATAATTAAAACGAGGATAAGAGTGATCTTGTCCTCGTTTTGTTTTTTCAGTAGACTTAATCGGATTTTGAAGCGATATTGACAATTGTTTATTGTTGTGGTACTTTTAAACTAACCTTGCTTTTGAAATGTTAGTCATCGTAAGTCAAAAAATGTCACTCTCATCATATCAAACAAAGGTTCAAACATTAATCCGAGATATCTCTACTCTTGAAAAAAAGATATCAGAAGCAATGAATAAAGAAACTCAAAAAGAGAAACAAAAAGTTTCAATACTACAAAGTATTCAACCATCTACAAGTATAAATACAAAATTAAACAAGCAAAAACAGAGAAATGAATGGAGTTAAAGTTATTTTGCCAATTTGGCATAAAGTTAGTAAGGATAAAGTTTTACGCTATAGTCCTTTTCTTGCTGACAAAATTGCCCTTAATACGTCTTTAAAAAGTGTAATAGAAATTGCTAAAGAATTAGCTAATCTTCTTCATTAACAGGTAGGTTTTCACTAAAAATTATGACTCAAAGTATCACTAAACCAAGTTTAATAATTCCTCCGTTAGAAAATGGAGATCAACTGACTCGTTTTGAATTTGAACGACGCTATGACAAAATGCCTCATCTAAAAAAAGCAGAATTAATAGAAGGAATTGTTTATATGGGATCACCTTTACGCATTGAACAACACGGAAATCCTCATGCTTATATGATAGGTTGGTTGGTGCAATATGAAGCAGGGACACCTGGGGTTCAATCAGGGGATAATTGTACTGTGAGACTCGATCCCGAAAATGAACCCCAACCCGATGCTTTATTGAGAATTAAAAACGGGGGACAATCAATTATTAGTGACGATGGTTATGTCGAAGGTGCTCCCGAATTAATAGTCGAAATTGCTGCTTCTACCGTTTCCATTGATCTCCATGATAAATTAAAAGCCTACCGAAGAAATCAGGTTCAAGAATATTTAGTTTGGCGGTTTTATGACAGTGAATTTGACTGGTTTAGATTAAAAGAAGGTAAATATATTAAACTAGAACCTGATGAAAAAGGAATCATTAAAAGTGAAATTTATCCGGGCTTGTGGTTAGATCTACTTGCTTTATTATCAGGGAATTTAGCACAAGTATTAGAAGTATTACAACAAGGGATGGCAACAGAAGAACATCAAAATTTTCTTAAACATCTTTCTAGATAACCTTAATCAAGTAATTATTTGTGGTTTATTCCCACCGCTTGAGAGATATGGGATAATCCCAATTGTTTTAATTTATCACCTAATCCCCTTACAATATCAGGAATGATCCAAGGTCCTTGATAAATCCATCCCGTATACAATTGTAATAAACTTGCTCCGGCTATAATTTTGTTCCAAGCATCGTCCGGAGTAAAAATTCCTCCTACTCCAATAATGGGTAATTTTCCTTGAGTTTTCTGATAGATAAAACCGATAATTTCCGTTGAGCGATCGCGGATAGGTAGCCCACTAATTCCTCCGGCTTCTTCTTGAATTTTATTACCCGTTTCTGGTAAAATTTGAGTGGTTAATCTATCACGTTTAATGGTCGTGTTAGTCGCAATAATTCCCGCTAAGCAGTGGGTTTGTGCTAATTCAATAATCGTTAAAATTGCCTCCTCCTCTAAGTCAGGAGAAATTTTCACAAACAGGGGTTTTTGGTGTTGATTGGCTGCTTGTAATGCCTGTAAAATACTGTTTAATTGTTCTCCTTCTTGTAGCGATCGCAACCCTGGAGTATTGGGGGAACTAACATTAACCACAAAATAATCAGCCTGGTTTTCCAGGTAAGAAAAACTCCCTACATAGTCCTGAGCAGCTTCATCTAGGGGGGTAATTTTCGATTTACATAAATTAATCCCAATGGGAATATTACGGGGACTACGTTGCCAAATTTCTGCTAATGTTTGAGCCATTATTTCTGCGCCTTGATTATTAGCCCCTAAACGGTTTAAAACGGCTTTATCATGGGGTAAACGAAATAAACGAGGACGGGGGTTTCCGGGTTGGGGATGGAGGGTGACTGCGCCTAATTCCGCAAACCCAAAGCCTAAATGACTCCATATTCCGGCAGCAATCCCTTCTTTATCGCATCCTGCTGCTAAACCAACGGGATTATTAAAAGTTAAGCCCCATAGGGTTTGTTTAAGGCGAGAATCATCCACACAAAACGATTGATCGAGTTGGGAAAGTAGCCAATTCCCTCCCCTCGTGTGATGGGTACGCTCAAGGGTGTTTAAGGTATTGAGCAGTTGTAAATGAGCTCCTTCTGGGTTACTTTTTGCTGCTGTTAACACCAAGGGATAAAAGGGTTTAAGTAAGTTGAACATATTAATAAAAAATCAATTGAAGAGTCATTAATAGAGAATAGTTGCCCCTTGGTTATCCAAAGATAGCGATCGCACCTCCGCTTCAATGCCTTTTTGCATCCATGCGTTAGCCATTGCCGTCACCACCGCCTCCCCATGGTTGGGATCAGTTAACGCTAATAACGTCGGTCCGGCACCACTGATCACCATCCCGTGTGCCCCTGCGTCTCTAGCTGCCTTTTTTACCTCCTGATACCCTGTAATGAGTTTCTCACGATAGGGTTGATGGATTTTATCTTCTAAAGCCATTGTTAACCAGTCTGGGTTGCCTGTTTCGAGCCCTCTGGTTAATAATCCCAGACGGGCAATGTTAAAGATAGCATCCGCGCGGCTAAACTGGGTGGGAAG is part of the Rippkaea orientalis PCC 8801 genome and harbors:
- a CDS encoding DUF2862 domain-containing protein, coding for MEIGQTVKVYRLRDRVSKDIVDKLGQQGTIKDFKMTDGSGIGAVVEFKDKTAVWFFEDELKVVE
- a CDS encoding ArsA family ATPase, which encodes MALILTFLGQGSSEPAQVAIAAGQKLAGQGTRVLLAVQESGPTLNLLLGTVVTTSPTEITPNLKAVKLSSTFLLEQGWEQVKELEAKYLRSPTLKNVYGQELGILPGMDQALALNALREYDQSGQYDVIIYHGDSSWSTVRMLGIPEILSWYLRRFGQILQESDIGKALSPFIQPITSAILNVSWSADDLTQEPTNRANDILDQGKTALANPKRVTAYLLTSSDELAIAQSQYLWGCAQQVGLTVKGVLVHDREVTNTLTEKFDPLTVTAIPTGTGQDLTALKEALPDFLADSQPPQPITIDVAAKEVRVFLPGFEKKQVKLTQYGPEITIEAGDQRRNIDLPTPLRGQPVKGAKFQNHYLIISF
- the chlG gene encoding chlorophyll synthase ChlG gives rise to the protein MSDSSTAKSNEGGSKTRQLLGMKGATSGETSLWKLRLQLMKPITWIPLIWGVVCGAASSGGYTWTVENVLKIAACMLLSGPLMAGYTQTLNDFYDREIDAINEPYRPIPSGAISIPQVVTQILVLLGAGLALGYGLDVWAGHEFPMMFSLTLGGAFIAYIYSAPPLKLKQNGWLGNYALGSSYIALPWWAGHALFGQLNWTIVILTLFYSLAGLGIAVVNDFKSVEGDRQLGLKSLPVMFGIDTAAWICVIMIDVFQAGIAGYLIYVNQNLYAAILLLLVIPQITFQDMYFLRDPLKNDVKYQASAQPFLVLGMLVAGLALGNAGV
- a CDS encoding Uma2 family endonuclease, yielding MTQSITKPSLIIPPLENGDQLTRFEFERRYDKMPHLKKAELIEGIVYMGSPLRIEQHGNPHAYMIGWLVQYEAGTPGVQSGDNCTVRLDPENEPQPDALLRIKNGGQSIISDDGYVEGAPELIVEIAASTVSIDLHDKLKAYRRNQVQEYLVWRFYDSEFDWFRLKEGKYIKLEPDEKGIIKSEIYPGLWLDLLALLSGNLAQVLEVLQQGMATEEHQNFLKHLSR
- a CDS encoding quinone-dependent dihydroorotate dehydrogenase, which encodes MFNLLKPFYPLVLTAAKSNPEGAHLQLLNTLNTLERTHHTRGGNWLLSQLDQSFCVDDSRLKQTLWGLTFNNPVGLAAGCDKEGIAAGIWSHLGFGFAELGAVTLHPQPGNPRPRLFRLPHDKAVLNRLGANNQGAEIMAQTLAEIWQRSPRNIPIGINLCKSKITPLDEAAQDYVGSFSYLENQADYFVVNVSSPNTPGLRSLQEGEQLNSILQALQAANQHQKPLFVKISPDLEEEAILTIIELAQTHCLAGIIATNTTIKRDRLTTQILPETGNKIQEEAGGISGLPIRDRSTEIIGFIYQKTQGKLPIIGVGGIFTPDDAWNKIIAGASLLQLYTGWIYQGPWIIPDIVRGLGDKLKQLGLSHISQAVGINHK